The Metabacillus schmidteae nucleotide sequence AAAAACCGACAATCCTATCGTTATTACTTTGGAAAGGAAACTTGCAGAAGTTGCCCGTTTAGAGATGTTTGTATTTCTGGTAAAACTGTAGCAAAAGTTTTAGAGGTTGGGATCAATACTCCAGAATTCTATGAATACAGCCAACAACAAAAGTCAGATGAATTCAAAGAAAAATATCGGGAAAGAGCTTCTCACGAATGGAAAAATGGTGAGATGAAGAATTTCCACGGGTTAGATCGTGCCAGGGGGTACGATCTAAAAAGCGTGGCCTTACAAGCAAAATTAACTGCATTAGCAGTAAATTTAAAGAGGATAGCAGCGATACTATCCTCTAAAAAGTCAGCTATAATCATTTTTTATTCCATTTTCTTGAAATATATAGTTGGAATCCGTAAATTTCATAAAATGAGTATTTAAAAAGGGCACTTTTTCAGTGGTCTCGGACAGGTCCATTGTCCCTAACTTCTCATAAAATAAATGAGGTGTATGTCTAAAGAAGACATACACCTCAAAATTCAATATCTAAACCCTCACAGAATATATCACTAAATCCCACTTCTCAAAGCTCCACCCTGTTTTATTGAAACTACTTTCATTTACTAATATCGAGGATAGCTGGTTCTCCATCGTGTGACAAATGTAAAAAAGGACTAGGCTCCCCCAGACTATAAATCTGTAAGGTATGCATTGCACGCGTGCATGCAGTATAGAACAATCTTCTTAAGCTTTCATTTCCGTAAACTTCAGATGAAGCATCGTATATAATTACTGCATCAAATTCAATGCCTTTCGCCAAATATGCGGGTATGATAATCACTCCCTGCTCATATTCGATCGTGCCACTTTTGACAAGTTTACATTCTCCAAAGCTACTAAGGCTTTCGTATGCGTCAATGCTTTCCTTTTCAGATTTGCATATGATGGCGACCGTATTGTAATTACAATTCCGGAAATCTTTCACTTTAGCCATTATTTTTTGATGTAAATCCCCACGGTTAGAAACTTTTGTAATGACAGGCTTCTCGCCATTACGGTTAAAAGCTTTAATTCGAGCACCATCAGGAACTAGTTCACGTGTAAATTCAATGATCTGCTTAGTAGATCTGTAGCTTTGACTCAAGATGATACTCTCTGTTTCGCTTTGTCCATATAGATTGGTTAGACTTTCGAAATTTACACGTTCACTTGCATGAGCAAAAATGGCTTGATTAAAGTCTCCAAGGACCGTCATTTTCGCTGAAGGAAATAACTGTTTTAAGAACTCAAATTGAAAAGGAGAATAATCTTGTGCTTCGTCGACAAGAACATGTTTGATCATGTTATTTGTCTGAAATCCTTGAATTAACTCCTTTAACAGTAAAAATGGTGTTGCATCTTCGTAGTATAGTTTTCCTTCACTCAGCATTTCTTGCGTTAATAAACAAATCTCTCCCCATTCTTCAGGCGTTTCCCCTTCATTCCATTGTTTGATCGTCGAAGGATTTTCAAAAAGCTGTTGATATACTTTCTTTATGTCAATAAAATGTAAGGCTCTAACCCATCTCCGTAATGGCTTTAACTTTTTTCGAACGACCATACGAGAAAGTAATTTATTCTCTTGCTCATAATCATCAAAAGAATCCTCGGTAAAGCCGTGTTTTTTCTCTAAATAGGTATAAACCTTCTGATAATCATCTTTGCTAAGTAATTCAATTTCTTCCTGTACCCAGGGTTTGTTTAGCTCTTTCTTTTCCGTTTCGTCTATTAGTTGATGTAACCATTCTTTCAATTTTTCAATTCTATTGTATAAGCCTAATGAAGTGTCATTGTTGTAAAATCTTTCAGAAATTTGTTGAATAGACGCCAGAGTTTTACCCCGGAACTTTATTCCCCTAAATATCATTCCAGATAGTTCTAGTGATTTTCTGTATTTTTTAATTACCTCAAAAAAATGAATGGAAGCTTTATACCGAATACTTGCTGTTCTCGTTCTATAAAAATCGTCATGATCTGCTGTTAACAAATATTCTAATTGCTCATAAGGATCCTCAACCTCAAAAGATTTACTTAAACGGTGGTCTAAGTATTCCTGGAATGTTACCTGCTGCATATTTTCTTCTCCAAGTTCAGGTAGTACATTCGATACGTAGCTATTAAACATAGTGTTTGGTGAAAATAAAATGATTTGATCAGCTGTTAATCTGTCCCGATATTTATAAAGTAAGTATGCAATCCTTTGAAGGGCTGCTGATGTCTTTCCACTTCCAGCTGCACCTTGAACAATCAGTAGCCTTCCACGATCGTGCCTAATAATCCTGTTTTGCTCCTGTTGGATGGTGGCAACGATGCTGCGCATATGTTTGTTTGTCCCTTTGCCGAGTACCTGCTGTAAAATCTCATCTCCGATTGTGATACTTGTATCAAACATGGATTTAATTACACCATCTTGAATAATATATTGATACTTATTCTCTAACTCACCTTTTACAATGCCTCCGGGAGTTGAGTATTCCGCATGTCCAGGAGGATAATCATAATAAATACTGGAAATTGGTGCTCTCCAATCGTAGATCAGAAAGTTTTCTCCAGTTTGATCTGTGAGTGTTGATGTTCCAATATAAATTTGTTCCGAATCTGATGTCCCTTCTTCCTTAAAATCTATACGACCAAAATAAGGCACATCCTGCATACGTCGCAAAGTTGATAATCTCATTGAGGAATGTTTATGTGTACTTTGGCTAACTGATAAGTCTTGTGCCTGTTGTCTTAAACCAATGATTGTCTCAAGATAATCGTCAAAAGTATCCATATTAACCTTGAGATCATCCCAAAAGTGCTTTCGGATATGGATGACTTCTTCTTTGCGTTTAGACGTATCAACTTCAATTGTATTGATTTGTTGTGTAATTGTTTG carries:
- the helD gene encoding RNA polymerase recycling motor HelD, whose protein sequence is MNQELQKEQNRLDEVMQTITQQINTIEVDTSKRKEEVIHIRKHFWDDLKVNMDTFDDYLETIIGLRQQAQDLSVSQSTHKHSSMRLSTLRRMQDVPYFGRIDFKEEGTSDSEQIYIGTSTLTDQTGENFLIYDWRAPISSIYYDYPPGHAEYSTPGGIVKGELENKYQYIIQDGVIKSMFDTSITIGDEILQQVLGKGTNKHMRSIVATIQQEQNRIIRHDRGRLLIVQGAAGSGKTSAALQRIAYLLYKYRDRLTADQIILFSPNTMFNSYVSNVLPELGEENMQQVTFQEYLDHRLSKSFEVEDPYEQLEYLLTADHDDFYRTRTASIRYKASIHFFEVIKKYRKSLELSGMIFRGIKFRGKTLASIQQISERFYNNDTSLGLYNRIEKLKEWLHQLIDETEKKELNKPWVQEEIELLSKDDYQKVYTYLEKKHGFTEDSFDDYEQENKLLSRMVVRKKLKPLRRWVRALHFIDIKKVYQQLFENPSTIKQWNEGETPEEWGEICLLTQEMLSEGKLYYEDATPFLLLKELIQGFQTNNMIKHVLVDEAQDYSPFQFEFLKQLFPSAKMTVLGDFNQAIFAHASERVNFESLTNLYGQSETESIILSQSYRSTKQIIEFTRELVPDGARIKAFNRNGEKPVITKVSNRGDLHQKIMAKVKDFRNCNYNTVAIICKSEKESIDAYESLSSFGECKLVKSGTIEYEQGVIIIPAYLAKGIEFDAVIIYDASSEVYGNESLRRLFYTACTRAMHTLQIYSLGEPSPFLHLSHDGEPAILDISK